From the Kitasatospora atroaurantiaca genome, the window AACGACCCTCGCCGGATCGGCATCGGGCTCGGCATGGCCGCCCCCACCATCCTTCGCTTCGGCACCGAGGAGCAGAAGTCCCGCTTCCTGCGCCCGCTCTGGACGGGCGAGGAGGTCTGGTGCCAGCTGTTCAGCGAGCCCGGGGCCGGGTCCGACCTGGCGGCGCTGGGCACCCGGGCGGTCCGGGACGGCGACGGCTGGGTCGTGGACGGCCAGAAGGTGTGGACCTCCAGCGCCCACACCGCCCGTTGGGCCATCCTGATCGCCCGCACCGACCCGGACGTGCCCAAGCACCGGGGCATCACGTACTTCATCTGCGACATGACCGACCCCGGCATCGAGGTCCGGCCGCTGCGGCAGATCACGGGTGAGGCCGAGTTCAACGAGGTCTTCCTGACCGGCGTGCGCATCCCCGACGCGCACCGGCTCGGTGCGGTCGGCGAGGGCTGGCAGGTCGCCCAGACCACGCTCAACAACGAGCGCGTCGCGATCGGCGGCCAGGCGATCCCGCGCGAGGGTGGCATGGTCGGAGTGGTCGCCGACACGTGGCGGCGGCGGCCCGAGCTGCGGACGCACGAGCTCCACCAGCGCCTGCTCAAGGCCTGGTTGGAGGCCGAGGTGGCCCGGCTCACCGGCGAGCGGCTGCGCCAGCAGCTCACCGTCGGGCAGCCCGGCCCCGAGGGGGCGGCGATGAAGCTCGCCTTCGCCCGGCTGGCCCAGGAGCTCAGCGGCTTGGAGGTCGAACTGCTCGGCGAGGAGGGCCTGGCGTACGACGACTGGACCATGACCCGTCCCGAGATCGTCGACTTCAACGGCCGCGAGGCCGGGTACCGGTATCTGCGCGCCAAGGGCAACTCCATCGAGGGCGGCACCTCGGAGATCCTGCGCAACATCATCGCCGAACGCGTGCTCGGCCTGCCCGCCGAGCCGCGTACCGACAAGGACCTGCCCTGGAAGGAGCTGGCCCGATGAGCGATCTTCTCTACTCGGAGATCGAGGAGGAACTCCGCTCCAGCGTAAGGGACCTGCTCACCGACCACTGCCCGCCGAGCGCCGTCCTGGCCGGCTGCGAGAGCCGCGAGCCGTACGACCTCGCGCTCTGGCGCAGCCTGGCGGCCGAGCTCGGCGCGGCCGGGCTTCAGGTGCCGGAGGAGTACGGCGGCGCGGGCGCCTCGCTGCGCGAAACCGCGGTGGTGATGGAGGAGTTGGGGCGCAGCGTAGCGCCGGTGCCGTTCCTCGGGAGCGCCGTGCTGGCCACCACCGCACTGCTGGCCTGCCCGGCCTCCGACCTGCTGCCCGCGCTCGCCGAGGGGGCACGGACGGCCGTGCTGGCGGTTCCGCTCTCCACGGCGCCCGGTGCGGCGTTCCCCTCCGGCGTCCGGGCCGACGGGAACGGCGCGTTGACCGGGCGGCTGACCTCGGTCGCCGATGCGCTGACCGCCGACGTGCTGCTGGTGCCGGCGGTGGACGCGGACGGCCCGGGGCTGTACGCGGTGGAGGCGAGCGCGACGGGCCTCGGCGTGGTCCGGCGGACCTCGCTGGACCTGACCAGACCGCTCGCCGATGTGACGCTGGAGGGCGTCCCGGCACGGAAGTTGGCGGGGGCCGACACCGCCCCGGCCGCGCTGGAGCGGGCCCTGCTGACGGGGGCGGGGCTGCTCGCGTCCGAACAGCTGGGCATCGCCGAGTGGTGTCTGGGCACCACGGTCGCGTACCTGAAGGAGCGCAAGCAGTTCGGCCGTGCGCTCGGCTCGTTCCAGGCGATCAAGCACCGCCTGGCCGATCTCTGGCTGGAGACGGTGGGGGCCAGGGCCGCCGCCCGGTACGCCGCCGACGCGCTGGCCGGTGAGAGCCCGGACGCCGCGCTGGCGGTGGCCGTCGCGCAGGCCCACTGCGGCGCGCTGGCCGTACGGGCGGCGGAGGAGTGCGTCCAGCTGCACGGCGGCATCGGGATGACCTGGGAGCACCCGGCCCACCTCTACCTCAAGCGCGCCAAGGCCGACCAGATCGCCCTGGGCACGCCGGGCCACCACCGCAACGCGCTGGCGGGGCTGGTGGATCTGCCGGGACCGGTGGACTGACGCGGCGGGGAGGGGGACCCGGCAAGTCGTCCCCCTCCCCACGGGCGCGGTCACCGGCTATGCTGCGGGGATTTCTCATGACTGTCGATCAGATCGGTGAGGACACTCCGTGGGCATACTGGGCATGTTTCGCCGCCGCCGAACGTCCGCCCCGGCTACCGCAGTTGCCCCGGTCGACAAGCCCGTGACCGCTACGGCCGCGCCCGCACCCGACCTACCGTCGACGGCCAAGCCCGCCATCAGTCTGACGAAGCTGCAGGCCGAGGCCCCGGCCCTGGTCTCCCTGTACAAGCAGGCCGCGGTCTCGCTGAGCAAGAGCGGTCTCGACGGCCGCCGGGCCGCCGTCTACCTGGTCCTGGACCACTCGGCCTCCATGTCGCGGCTGTACCGGAACGGGGCCGTGCAGCGCCTGGCGGAGCAGTCCCTGGCCCTGTCGGCGAACCTCGACGACGACGGCACCGTGCCGGTCGTCCTGTTCAACGACCGGTCGTACAGCGCGCAGGACGTCGAGATCTCCGAGCACAGGGGCGCGGTCGAGCGGGTGCGGAAGGCATGCGGAGCGAAGTTCGGCGGCACGAACTTCGCTCCCGCGATGCGCACGGTGCTGGAGCACTACCAGGCGTGCGGAGCGACCGATCCGGCCTTCGTGATCTTCCAGACCGACGGCGCAGCCGCCGACCGGCGGAACGTCCGGAAACTGCTGCAGGAGAGCTCGGGGCTGCCGGTCTTCTGGCAGTTCGTGGGCTTCGGAGAGCCGGACGCCCGGATGTTCTCCTTCCTCCGCACCCTGGACAGCCTGGACGGGCGTACGGTCGGCAACACCGGATTCTGCGCGACGGGGAAGAATCCCACCGCTCTCTCCGACGCCGACCTGTACGCCCGTCTGCTCAGCAGCTACCCGGCCTGGATCACCGCCGCCCGCGCGGCCGGGATCATCCGCTGAGGGCCGGCCACGCGCTCCTCCACCCTCGGCTCAGACCAGGATCGCGATCCGCCCGGTGGACGTGCCGTCGGCGACCCGCTGGACGCCCTCGGCGGCCCGTTCGAACGGCAGCCGTTCGCTGACCAGTGGCCGGACCACGCCCTTGGCGGCGAGCTCGGTCAGCTCGGCGTGCGCGGCGCGGACGGCCTGCGGGTCATGGGTGTTGTAGAGGCCCCAGTGCAGGCCCAGGATCGAGTAGTTCTTCACCAGGGCGTGGTTGAGCCCGGG encodes:
- a CDS encoding acyl-CoA dehydrogenase family protein, which encodes MSEMDIRTVVRAFLAEHDPATTDRLDFLRARFDAGLAWVHFPVGLGGLGAPRALQAEVDAELAAAGAPDNDPRRIGIGLGMAAPTILRFGTEEQKSRFLRPLWTGEEVWCQLFSEPGAGSDLAALGTRAVRDGDGWVVDGQKVWTSSAHTARWAILIARTDPDVPKHRGITYFICDMTDPGIEVRPLRQITGEAEFNEVFLTGVRIPDAHRLGAVGEGWQVAQTTLNNERVAIGGQAIPREGGMVGVVADTWRRRPELRTHELHQRLLKAWLEAEVARLTGERLRQQLTVGQPGPEGAAMKLAFARLAQELSGLEVELLGEEGLAYDDWTMTRPEIVDFNGREAGYRYLRAKGNSIEGGTSEILRNIIAERVLGLPAEPRTDKDLPWKELAR
- a CDS encoding acyl-CoA dehydrogenase family protein, whose protein sequence is MSDLLYSEIEEELRSSVRDLLTDHCPPSAVLAGCESREPYDLALWRSLAAELGAAGLQVPEEYGGAGASLRETAVVMEELGRSVAPVPFLGSAVLATTALLACPASDLLPALAEGARTAVLAVPLSTAPGAAFPSGVRADGNGALTGRLTSVADALTADVLLVPAVDADGPGLYAVEASATGLGVVRRTSLDLTRPLADVTLEGVPARKLAGADTAPAALERALLTGAGLLASEQLGIAEWCLGTTVAYLKERKQFGRALGSFQAIKHRLADLWLETVGARAAARYAADALAGESPDAALAVAVAQAHCGALAVRAAEECVQLHGGIGMTWEHPAHLYLKRAKADQIALGTPGHHRNALAGLVDLPGPVD
- a CDS encoding VWA domain-containing protein, which codes for MTATAAPAPDLPSTAKPAISLTKLQAEAPALVSLYKQAAVSLSKSGLDGRRAAVYLVLDHSASMSRLYRNGAVQRLAEQSLALSANLDDDGTVPVVLFNDRSYSAQDVEISEHRGAVERVRKACGAKFGGTNFAPAMRTVLEHYQACGATDPAFVIFQTDGAAADRRNVRKLLQESSGLPVFWQFVGFGEPDARMFSFLRTLDSLDGRTVGNTGFCATGKNPTALSDADLYARLLSSYPAWITAARAAGIIR